The Thermococcus sp. genome includes a region encoding these proteins:
- a CDS encoding MoaD family protein, which translates to PVLKNEVFAEDDDLADVNVSRNGRYVRFDEVLRDGDVIAIFPPVSGG; encoded by the coding sequence CCGGTTCTGAAAAACGAGGTCTTCGCCGAAGACGATGACTTAGCAGATGTGAACGTCTCCAGAAACGGCCGTTACGTCCGCTTTGATGAGGTTCTGCGCGACGGCGATGTAATAGCTATATTCCCCCCGGTGAGCGGTGGTTGA